One genomic segment of Ricinus communis isolate WT05 ecotype wild-type chromosome 3, ASM1957865v1, whole genome shotgun sequence includes these proteins:
- the LOC107262336 gene encoding receptor-like protein 9DC3 produces the protein MASSVFVAHFLCFLLFQLHFIATCFPSFSFNSSSSTPLCHYDQSLALLQFKNSFPISKTKLLLPNSKTKISTPKTESWKEGTNCCYWDGVTCDIDTGNVIGLNLSYSLLYGTISSNNSLFFLSHLQKLDLSGNFLNQSQILPQFGQFIALTHLYLNYSDFSGQIPREISHLSNLISLNLSWNDLSLEATTFSKIFQNLTRLQALDLSYVDLSLVGPSSYMNLSSSLSSLSLKDCGLRGKVAFAHLPELLSLILSFNDNLTFETATFDMLVQNLSKLQELDLSYTNMSLVAPTSLMNLSSSFLWLGFENCGLTGRLPDNIFQLQNLQGLDLGGNNYLTGSLPRYNWNSSLRFLSLSETQIPVYLEHDFFKNLKSLTAIDLTSCHFVGSDLSLFGNLSQLTDLYLSSNNFSGQISPSFESLKNLSRLHFNNNYLSGQIPNYFTNFTRLEELDLSNNRFIGPIPSQVGRLQSLVFLSLSNNHLNGQIPHSFESLENLSLLLLDNNHLSGQIPNYFTNFTRLKGLDLSNNRFIGPIPSQVGRLQSLFFLSLSNNHLNATIPSSLFTLPYIGYLNLSNNLLTGHMDHFISDSLYSVDLSNNLLNGPIPSSIFEIVKLEVLILSSNYKFTGEVSSAICKLNSLLILDLSNNSFTGSVPQCLGNMSLTVLHLGKNNFHGSISAAAFSKASNLGYLNFNGNHLQGRVPESILNCKNLEFLDLGNNEMDDRFPCFLGTLLELQILVLKSNKLHGSIECSNMIDSFHKVRIFDLSNNMFNGSLPTNYFVGFKAIIKSNDENLGYMRSRNYSFVYSVRLTIKGVETEFVKIQTLLTTIDLSGNRFTGNIPPSIGMLKSLKELNMSHNKFTGKIQASLRNLANLESLDLSSNSFTGQIPTELVDLTFLEFFNVSYNQLEGPIPEGKQFNTFEVTSYEGNLGLCGSPLKKACDNGDKQQQTPSNEDDSMSENGFGWEVVAIGYGCGVVFGLIIGYIVFQTRKPLWFVTLVEDRSKRRPKRSKRNIREANRR, from the coding sequence ATGGCCTCTTCAGTATTTGTTGCTCACTTTCTCTGCTTCCTTTTGTTTCAGCTGCACTTCATAGCTACTTGTTttccatctttttctttcaattcctCTTCTTCAACTCCATTATGCCACTATGATCAAAGTCTTGCCTTGCTTCAGTTCAAAAATTCATTTCCTATTTCAAAAACTAAACTTCTCTTGCCGAATTCTAAGACTAAAATATCGACTCCCAAGACAGAGTCATGGAAAGAAGGGACAAATTGTTGCTATTGGGATGGGGTCACCTGTGATATTGATACAGGTAATGTAATTGGTCTTAATCTCTCTTATAGCTTGCTATATGGCACCATCAGTTCTAATAATAGTCTTTTCTTCCTTAGTCATCTCCAAAAGCTCGACCTCTctggtaattttttaaatcagtCACAGATTTTACCTCAGTTTGGCCAATTCATTGCTTTGACACACCTTTATCTAAATTATTCAGATTTTTCTGGCCAAATCCCACGAGAAATCTCTCATCTATCCAATCTAATTTCACTTAATCTGTCTTGGAATGATCTTTCACTAGAAGCCACTACTTTTAGCAAGATCTTTCAGAACCTTACCAGACTACAAGCATTGGACTTGAGCTATGTAGACTTGTCTTTGGTTGGTCCTAGTTCCTACATGAATCTGTCTTCTTCTTTGTCATCTCTCAGCCTCAAGGATTGTGGCTTGCGAGGAAAAGTTGCTTTTGCTCATCTACCGGAATTGCTTTCGCTCATTCTCTCTTTCAATGATAATCTAACATTTGAAACAGCTACTTTTGATATGCTCGTTCAAAACCTGAGCAAGTTGCAGGAGTTAGACTTGAGCTATACCAACATGTCTCTTGTGGCACCTACTTCTTTGATGAATctgtcttcttctttcttatgGCTTGGATTCGAAAATTGTGGATTGACTGGGAGATTACCAGACAACATTTTTCAACTACAGAACCTCCAAGGGCTCGATTTAGGAGGCAATAACTATCTCACTGGCTCATTACCTCGATACAATTGGAATAGTTCCCTCCGGTTCTTAAGTCTTTCAGAGACACAAATTCCAGTATATTTAGAGCATGACTTTTTCAAGAATTTAAAGTCATTGACAGCTATAGACCTTACAAGTTGCCATTTCGTAGGGTCAGATCTTTCTTTGTTTGGTAATTTGTCGCAGCTCACCGACTTATACCTCTCAAGTAACAATTTCAGTGGACAGATTTCTCCTTCATTTGAAAGCCTAAAAAATCTCTCCAGGTTACATTTTAATAACAACTACCTCAGTGGTCAAATTcctaattattttacaaacttcACTAGACTTGAAGAATTagatttatcaaataatagaTTCATCGGCCCAATTCCTTCTCAAGTAGGCAGGCTTCAAAGTCTTGTTTTCCTTTCTTTGTCCAACAACCACCTCAATGGTCAAATTCCTCATTCATTTGAAAGCCTAGAAAATCTCTCCTTGTTACTTCTTGATAACAACCACCTCAGTGGTCAAATTcctaattattttacaaacttcACTAGACTTAAAGGATTagatttatcaaataatagaTTCATCGGCCCAATTCCTTCTCAAGTAGGCAGGCTTCAAagtctctttttcctttctttgtcCAACAACCACCTCAATGCAACAATCCCCTCATCTCTATTTACACTACCTTATATTGGATACTTAAACTTAAGCAATAACCTGCTCACAGGTCATATGGATCACTTTATTAGTGATTCATTATATTCCGTTGATTTGAGCAATAACTTATTGAATGGCCCAATTCCAAGTTCAATCTTTGAAATTGTAAAGTTGGAGGTTCTCATCCTTTCATCCAACTACAAATTCACAGGAGAAGTCTCATCTGCAATTTGCAAGCTAAATTCTCTCCTAATTCTTGATCTCTCAAACAACAGTTTTACTGGATCCGTTCCACAATGCCTTGGAAACATGAGCCTCACTGTATTGCATTTGGGCAAGAACAATTTCCATGGAAGTATCTCTGCTGCAGCGTTTTCAAAGGCAAGCAATTTGGGATATTTGAACTTCAATGGCAACCACTTACAAGGTCGAGTCCCAGAATCTATCCTCAATTGTAAAAATTTGGAATTTTTGGACTTAGGCAACAATGAGATGGACGACAGATTTCCTTGTTTCTTGGGAACTCTCTTGGAACTGCAAATTCTCGTGCTAAAATCCAACAAACTGCACGGATCAATAGAATGTTCTAATATGATCGATTCTTTCCACAAGGTACGGATTTTTGACCTCTCGAACAACATGTTCAATGGATCTTTGCCCACAAATTATTTTGTTGGTTTTAAAGCAATCATTAAGAGTAATGATGAGAATTTGGGATACATGAGGAGCCGGAATTACTCATTTGTTTATTCTGTGAGGTTGACAATCAAAGGAGTGGAGACGGAGTTCGTGAAAATCCAAACACTTCTCACAACAATTGATTTATCAGGTAATAGATTCACGGGAAATATTCCACCATCGATTGGGATGCTAAAATCACTGAAAGAGCTAAACATGTCTCATAATAAGTTCACAGGCAAAATTCAAGCATCACTCAGAAACTTGGCCAATTTAGAATCGCTAGACCTCTCTTCCAATTCTTTTACTGGACAGATTCCTACGGAACTGGTAGATTTGacatttcttgaattttttaatgtttcaTATAACCAACTTGAAGGTCCCATACCTGAGGGTAAACAATTCAACACATTTGAAGTCACTTCATATGAGGGGAACTTGGGATTATGTGGATCTCCACTAAAAAAGGCATGTGATAATGGGGATAAGCAACAACAAACACCATCAAATGAAGATGATTCAATGTCTGAAAATGGATTTGGATGGGAAGTTGTAGCAATTGGATACGGCTGTGGAGTTGTATTTGGCCTCATAATCGGATACATTGTCTTTCAAACAAGAAAACCTCTATGGTTTGTCACGTTGGTTGAAGATAGATCCAAACGAAGGCCAAAAAGATCCAAAAGGAATATTCGTGAAGCTAATAGAAGATGA